A region of Catenibacterium mitsuokai DNA encodes the following proteins:
- a CDS encoding chromosome segregation protein SMC: protein MYLKRIELHGFKSFADKSVVEFMPGITGIVGPNGCGKSNITDAIRWVLGEKSAKAMRGETMTDVIFSGSEDRKAQGEAEVTLVFNNEDHFLDFDSTEVEITRRLYRTGDSEFLLNREQCRLKDITDLIMDTGLGRDSLSIISQNNINEFVKSKPEDRRAMFEEAAGVAKYKKRKIETVRKLERTTDNLDRVQDICSELERQIGPLKRQKEKAETYLEFKEELQEVEVSVLVKEISTLSEELKTLNKELEDLENERITNDGAVILDEKQSEELEKKMYALDQEVNELQEKLLEAMNEVSSLETQKVEIDANRKHILETTSQEDIEAKKASMKSILQDAIIEYNDRVKRYNDVKKEKNDLSQKDSLNKKQQSNLRSLIEKKNIEIHNSRTEKTRLTDIIENKSGYSYGVRTILGAKNSLSGICGALGDLIETEETYETALATALGGAIQFIVTRTNNQAKEAIYFLRKNKAGRATFLPIDTMKPRLLREEAKMLAEQSLGYLGVMSDFVTYDKSISDVVLNQLGNTIVADHLDHATEIAKSIYHRYRVVTLEGDIINVGGSLTGGASKHTNNAMMSKRELERVSHTLDQQEKDLNKMKSDLHTLENEGREIGQLYMQKQMSLAKLELVVTNKKSEYEVAKADYENLTHQSVELDEVIKGTQNNELLDRLNDAKRRRDELKETIQAKRTIRMGYVNENEEVSRRLREHRAALKDVESQSTDKKVAKSRLETEIQNYLLRLNDAYAMTFEHAQEKADMSIDIDKAKDKVRDLRQRIASLGHVNVESIEQYNDVSTRYETLSTQRSQLLEAQDSLLKAIKDMDAIMVEKFSTSFEAINKAFNDVFRYLFGGGHASLKYTDPDNILETGIDIEAQPPGKAAKLHSFSGGENALIALSCLFAMISVKPSPLCILDEVEAALDIANVERFAKYLRSFSDETQFIVVTHREGTMAECDLLYGATMQEKGVTKLVSVKLKDATEYASS from the coding sequence ATGTATTTAAAACGAATTGAACTTCATGGTTTTAAATCCTTTGCGGATAAAAGTGTAGTTGAATTCATGCCGGGTATTACTGGAATAGTAGGGCCTAATGGATGCGGTAAATCAAATATTACTGATGCCATCCGCTGGGTATTAGGAGAAAAGTCTGCCAAGGCGATGCGTGGAGAAACAATGACCGATGTCATTTTCTCAGGAAGTGAAGATCGTAAAGCACAGGGTGAAGCAGAAGTGACACTTGTCTTTAATAATGAAGATCATTTCCTTGATTTTGATTCTACTGAAGTGGAAATTACACGTCGTCTTTATCGTACAGGTGATTCTGAGTTCTTATTAAATAGAGAACAGTGCCGTTTAAAGGATATTACTGATTTAATTATGGATACGGGTCTAGGAAGAGATTCTTTATCTATTATTTCTCAGAATAATATCAATGAGTTTGTAAAAAGCAAACCTGAAGATCGACGTGCGATGTTTGAAGAAGCGGCAGGTGTTGCGAAATATAAGAAACGTAAGATTGAAACAGTCAGAAAACTTGAACGTACCACAGACAATTTAGACCGTGTTCAGGATATCTGTAGTGAATTAGAACGACAGATAGGACCATTGAAAAGACAAAAAGAAAAGGCTGAAACTTATTTAGAGTTCAAAGAAGAACTTCAGGAAGTAGAAGTTTCAGTACTTGTTAAGGAAATCAGTACTCTTTCTGAAGAATTAAAGACTTTAAATAAAGAGTTAGAAGACCTAGAAAATGAACGTATTACCAATGATGGTGCTGTTATTCTTGATGAAAAACAGAGTGAAGAACTTGAAAAGAAGATGTATGCACTCGATCAGGAAGTCAATGAACTTCAGGAAAAGCTATTAGAGGCGATGAATGAAGTAAGCAGCCTTGAAACACAGAAGGTAGAAATTGATGCCAATCGTAAGCATATATTAGAAACAACAAGCCAGGAAGATATAGAAGCAAAGAAAGCAAGTATGAAATCTATACTTCAAGACGCTATCATTGAATATAACGATAGAGTGAAGCGTTATAATGATGTTAAAAAGGAAAAGAATGACCTTTCTCAAAAAGATTCCTTAAATAAGAAGCAGCAGTCTAATCTTCGCTCGTTAATTGAAAAGAAGAATATTGAAATTCATAATTCTCGAACTGAAAAGACAAGATTAACTGATATTATTGAAAATAAGAGCGGCTATAGCTATGGTGTGCGTACTATTTTAGGTGCAAAGAATTCTTTATCTGGTATCTGTGGTGCACTAGGAGATCTGATTGAAACAGAAGAGACCTATGAAACAGCACTTGCGACTGCCCTTGGTGGTGCGATACAGTTCATTGTTACTCGTACAAATAATCAGGCAAAAGAAGCTATTTATTTCTTGAGAAAGAATAAGGCAGGACGTGCGACATTCCTACCTATTGATACAATGAAACCAAGATTATTAAGAGAAGAAGCAAAAATGCTTGCTGAACAGTCTTTAGGATATCTTGGTGTGATGAGTGATTTTGTGACTTATGATAAGTCTATCAGTGATGTTGTATTAAACCAGCTAGGTAATACAATTGTAGCGGATCATCTAGATCATGCGACAGAAATCGCAAAATCTATTTATCATCGTTATCGTGTCGTTACCCTTGAAGGAGATATCATCAATGTCGGTGGTTCCTTAACAGGTGGGGCATCTAAGCATACAAACAACGCAATGATGTCTAAAAGAGAATTAGAACGTGTGTCTCATACATTAGATCAGCAGGAAAAAGACCTCAACAAGATGAAGTCTGATCTGCATACATTAGAAAATGAGGGAAGAGAAATCGGACAGCTTTATATGCAGAAACAGATGTCTCTCGCAAAACTTGAACTTGTTGTCACAAACAAGAAGAGTGAGTATGAAGTAGCTAAGGCTGATTATGAAAACCTCACACATCAGAGTGTAGAACTTGATGAAGTGATCAAGGGGACTCAAAACAATGAATTACTTGATCGTTTGAATGATGCGAAGAGACGTCGTGATGAATTAAAAGAAACAATTCAGGCAAAACGTACAATCCGTATGGGTTATGTGAATGAAAATGAAGAAGTGTCTCGTCGTTTACGTGAACACCGTGCTGCTTTAAAGGATGTAGAAAGCCAGAGTACAGATAAGAAGGTTGCTAAGAGTCGTTTAGAAACAGAGATTCAGAACTACTTATTAAGACTTAATGATGCTTATGCTATGACATTTGAACATGCGCAGGAAAAAGCCGATATGTCCATTGATATAGATAAGGCAAAGGATAAGGTACGTGACTTAAGACAACGTATTGCTTCTCTTGGTCATGTCAATGTGGAATCTATTGAACAATACAATGATGTAAGTACACGTTATGAGACATTAAGTACGCAGCGTTCACAATTATTAGAAGCACAGGATAGCTTATTAAAAGCTATTAAGGATATGGATGCTATTATGGTTGAGAAGTTCAGCACTTCATTTGAAGCCATTAATAAGGCATTCAACGATGTATTCCGTTATTTATTTGGCGGAGGACATGCTTCACTTAAATATACTGATCCAGATAACATTCTAGAAACAGGTATTGATATTGAAGCACAGCCACCTGGAAAGGCTGCAAAACTGCATTCTTTCTCAGGAGGAGAAAACGCATTAATCGCATTAAGCTGCTTATTTGCGATGATTAGTGTGAAGCCATCTCCTTTATGTATTCTCGATGAAGTAGAAGCCGCACTTGATATTGCGAATGTAGAGCGTTTTGCGAAGTATTTACGTAGTTTCTCAGATGAGACACAATTTATTGTTGTTACACATCGTGAAGGAACTATGGCTGAATGTGACCTATTATATGGGGCTACAATGCAGGAAAAAGGTGTCACTAAGCTTGTCAGTGTTAAGCTTAAGGATGCGACTGAATATGCAAGCAGTTAG
- a CDS encoding xanthine phosphoribosyltransferase codes for MEELKKKILEDGYVINENVLRVDSFLNHQIDVELFNKIADEFYERYKNKPINKIVTIEASGIGLAVVVAQKFNNCHVVFTKKGSSSITDNDFYTTEIHSYTKNKDYIGQISKKYLSPEDHVLIIDDFLANGEAVMGMIDLCHQAGATVEGIGIVVEKGFQQGRHRIEEAGYEVQSLAIVKGFENGKVILD; via the coding sequence ATGGAAGAATTAAAGAAGAAGATTTTAGAAGACGGATATGTTATTAATGAAAATGTATTAAGAGTAGATAGCTTTTTAAATCATCAGATTGATGTAGAGTTATTTAATAAGATTGCAGATGAATTCTATGAAAGATATAAAAATAAACCAATCAACAAGATTGTCACTATCGAAGCAAGTGGTATTGGTTTAGCTGTTGTCGTTGCACAGAAATTCAATAATTGTCATGTAGTATTTACAAAGAAGGGTTCTTCTTCAATTACTGACAATGATTTCTATACAACAGAAATTCATTCTTATACTAAGAATAAGGATTATATTGGACAGATTTCTAAGAAATATTTAAGTCCAGAAGATCATGTGTTAATTATAGATGATTTCTTAGCTAATGGTGAAGCTGTTATGGGTATGATTGATTTATGCCATCAGGCAGGTGCAACAGTAGAAGGTATTGGTATTGTCGTTGAAAAAGGCTTCCAGCAGGGAAGACATAGAATTGAAGAAGCTGGATATGAAGTACAGTCTCTTGCAATCGTCAAGGGCTTTGAAAACGGCAAAGTTATTTTAGATTAG
- a CDS encoding sensor histidine kinase produces the protein MKSIYSKLVIGFLLTSLLSFSICCFFTIKSYNRDSDQLALEELEHSSNHIADLIKLINDKDQDKILADYSETSEMSFTVTCEGQTKSYGHVNKKLILKDDELKTLATSKDKSLRSEGIISQYAKAFKIDNQTYVITVQKDFSATKDIFMKSYTSAAIIFMMTGSIVFLIVADIIVKPISRLTRVTDELAKGNYKVRVNYEGKDEISSLYASFNQMAVRLAKQETIRQQFISDVSHEFQTPLTAISGFATILKNENLTDEQRKKYADIILFNSNRLSHLSKNMLQLTLLDGEDTALDKTEFPLIEQLNRVIEMEDNAALSKDIEIEFIHPKKEFIIEADESRMEQVWINLLSNAIKYTNEHGVVTVEVRRTPTELQVRFEDTGVGMSQDAISHIFERFYRQDKSRTIEGNGLGLSIVKRIIDLHHYKIDVESQEDVGSVFTVYIPYEMFTGLTKKKKD, from the coding sequence ATGAAGTCTATTTATAGTAAACTTGTAATTGGCTTTTTATTAACGTCTTTATTAAGTTTTTCTATCTGTTGCTTTTTTACAATAAAATCATATAACCGTGATTCTGATCAATTGGCTTTAGAAGAATTAGAACACTCTTCCAATCATATTGCAGATTTGATCAAGTTAATTAATGACAAGGATCAGGATAAGATTTTAGCGGATTATTCAGAAACATCAGAAATGTCTTTTACTGTCACATGTGAAGGACAGACAAAAAGCTATGGACATGTTAATAAGAAACTTATACTTAAAGATGATGAATTAAAGACACTTGCGACTTCAAAAGATAAGTCATTACGTAGTGAAGGAATTATTTCGCAATATGCAAAAGCATTTAAGATTGATAATCAAACATATGTGATTACAGTTCAGAAGGATTTTTCTGCTACAAAAGATATCTTTATGAAGTCTTATACGAGTGCAGCTATCATCTTTATGATGACAGGAAGTATTGTCTTCCTGATTGTTGCAGATATTATTGTGAAACCAATCTCACGTCTCACAAGGGTCACTGATGAGCTTGCGAAAGGGAATTATAAGGTGCGTGTCAATTATGAAGGAAAGGATGAAATATCCTCATTGTATGCTTCCTTCAATCAAATGGCAGTCAGACTCGCTAAGCAGGAAACAATCCGACAACAATTTATATCGGATGTATCTCATGAGTTCCAGACGCCTTTAACGGCTATTAGTGGATTTGCGACAATATTAAAGAATGAGAATCTGACAGATGAACAAAGAAAAAAATATGCAGATATTATATTGTTCAATTCAAATCGTTTATCTCATTTATCTAAGAATATGCTGCAGCTTACTTTATTAGATGGAGAAGATACAGCACTGGATAAGACAGAGTTTCCACTTATTGAACAGCTCAATCGTGTTATTGAGATGGAAGATAATGCGGCATTGAGTAAGGATATTGAAATAGAATTCATTCATCCTAAAAAGGAATTCATCATTGAAGCGGATGAAAGCCGTATGGAACAGGTATGGATCAATTTATTAAGTAATGCAATCAAGTATACAAATGAGCATGGTGTAGTAACAGTGGAAGTGAGAAGAACACCAACTGAACTACAGGTAAGATTTGAAGATACGGGTGTGGGAATGAGTCAGGATGCCATTTCTCATATCTTTGAAAGATTCTATAGACAGGATAAATCACGTACAATTGAAGGAAATGGACTTGGTTTATCAATAGTAAAAAGGATTATTGATTTACATCACTATAAAATAGATGTAGAATCACAAGAAGATGTTGGTTCTGTATTTACTGTTTATATCCCATATGAGATGTTTACAGGACTCACAAAAAAGAAAAAGGATTAG
- a CDS encoding response regulator transcription factor, with product MKSKIMVVDDEMHIRELVRFYLDKAGFDTIEAANAEEALDIVENQYIDLAVVDIMMPGMDGFELVEQMRQYREFPVIMLTAKSQSKDKLRGFSLGIDDYVTKPFDPDELMARVKTILKRYSINSSNVVKIGDVIFDGDKYEVRYQEQVIHLPLKQFELAFELAKNPNQIFTREQLIEKIWGMDYDGFDRTVDVHIKRIRENLGHLPGFKVVTVRGLGYKIEVE from the coding sequence ATGAAATCTAAAATCATGGTTGTAGATGATGAAATGCATATTAGAGAATTAGTGCGTTTCTATCTCGATAAAGCAGGTTTTGATACAATTGAAGCGGCGAATGCTGAAGAAGCATTGGATATAGTAGAAAACCAATATATTGATTTGGCTGTTGTAGATATTATGATGCCAGGAATGGATGGCTTTGAACTTGTCGAACAGATGAGACAGTATCGTGAATTTCCAGTCATTATGTTGACAGCTAAATCTCAATCAAAGGATAAACTAAGAGGATTCTCTTTAGGTATTGATGACTATGTCACTAAGCCTTTTGACCCTGATGAATTAATGGCGCGTGTTAAAACAATCTTAAAACGTTATAGTATTAATTCTTCAAATGTGGTGAAGATTGGTGATGTGATCTTTGATGGTGATAAATATGAAGTACGTTATCAAGAGCAGGTCATTCATCTTCCTTTAAAACAGTTTGAATTGGCATTTGAACTCGCTAAGAATCCTAATCAGATTTTTACAAGAGAACAGCTTATTGAAAAAATCTGGGGGATGGATTATGACGGTTTTGATCGTACAGTAGATGTTCACATTAAGCGTATTCGTGAGAATCTTGGTCATCTTCCAGGATTCAAAGTTGTGACAGTACGTGGTTTAGGTTATAAAATAGAGGTTGAGTAA
- a CDS encoding DHH family phosphoesterase, which translates to MDKIINLLKQYKQVFLYRHINPDYDAFGSTVGMYYFLKENFPEINVVLKGNFENVLWEKFNATIDEEKELPILGIVIDTANRERIDGDISVCDKIIKIDHHIVVDSYGDINIEDATASSASQIVSLLLEEVKDSYSLNKQGARALYMGIIGDTNRFMYRSTDARTFKAASYLLESGINIEEIYQTMYLREEKDLKVTQFILNNYQVNDKVAYYILKDEDLKELGISREEGSSYVNTLANVKEFEVWCAITENTKDNVYRVSIRSKNAIINEVAAKFGGGGHALASGATLSSLDQLEDLLSSLHDAISMI; encoded by the coding sequence ATGGATAAAATAATCAATTTATTAAAGCAATATAAACAAGTATTCTTATATCGTCATATTAATCCTGATTATGACGCTTTTGGTTCTACTGTAGGTATGTATTATTTCTTAAAAGAAAACTTTCCAGAAATCAATGTTGTGTTAAAAGGAAACTTTGAAAATGTTTTATGGGAAAAGTTCAATGCTACTATAGATGAGGAAAAAGAACTTCCTATTCTAGGTATTGTGATTGATACAGCCAATCGTGAACGTATTGATGGTGATATTTCTGTATGTGATAAAATCATTAAGATTGATCATCATATCGTTGTTGATTCTTATGGAGATATCAATATTGAAGATGCTACTGCATCAAGTGCCTCTCAGATTGTTTCTCTATTATTAGAAGAAGTGAAGGACAGTTATTCTTTAAATAAACAAGGTGCACGTGCTTTATATATGGGTATTATTGGTGATACAAATCGTTTCATGTATCGTTCCACAGATGCGCGTACATTCAAGGCAGCATCTTATTTATTGGAATCAGGTATTAATATTGAAGAAATCTATCAAACAATGTATTTAAGAGAAGAAAAAGATTTAAAAGTCACACAGTTTATCTTGAACAATTATCAAGTCAATGATAAAGTGGCTTACTATATATTGAAGGATGAAGACCTTAAAGAATTAGGTATTAGTCGTGAAGAAGGTTCTAGCTACGTCAATACACTTGCAAATGTCAAGGAATTTGAAGTCTGGTGTGCTATTACAGAAAACACTAAGGATAATGTTTATCGTGTCTCTATTCGCTCTAAAAATGCGATTATTAATGAAGTGGCTGCTAAGTTTGGCGGGGGAGGACATGCCCTTGCCTCAGGTGCAACACTTTCGAGTCTAGATCAGCTTGAGGACTTACTTTCATCTCTTCATGATGCAATAAGTATGATATAA
- a CDS encoding acetate/propionate family kinase, with translation MAKIMAVNAGSSSLKFQLLEMPSELVICSGIVERIGLEEGIFTIKHNGQKKTEKLPIPDHKVAVSLLLDALVKEKIVEKLEEIEGVGHRIVHGGEYFDSSAVVNEDVVSKVEELCELAPLHNPAHLVGYRAFKEALPGVGHVFVFDTAFHQTLDRERYLYPLPLEYYTDYKIRKYGAHGTSHKYVSEQVIKELGNPKHSRIIVCHLGNGASLSAVLDGKCIDTSMGFTPLAGVMMGSRCGTIDPSIMPYLCKKLNKTPDEVLDIYNKKSGMLGISGISSDSRDIENALFNEGDERALLTGLLYSRIVSKYIGQYFVELGGLDAIAFTAGVGENAAYLRRLIIDDCSRALGVFLNEESNAIRSDENRLISHQFSKVDVFVIPTNEEVEIARDTMKLLHLG, from the coding sequence ATGGCTAAAATCATGGCGGTAAACGCTGGTAGTTCATCATTAAAATTCCAGTTATTAGAAATGCCTTCAGAACTAGTAATCTGCTCAGGTATTGTGGAAAGAATTGGACTAGAAGAAGGAATTTTTACTATTAAACATAATGGACAGAAGAAAACAGAAAAATTACCTATTCCGGATCATAAGGTCGCTGTTTCTTTATTGTTAGACGCATTAGTGAAGGAAAAAATTGTTGAAAAGCTAGAAGAAATTGAAGGGGTAGGACATCGTATTGTACATGGTGGTGAATACTTTGATTCTAGTGCTGTTGTAAATGAAGACGTAGTAAGTAAGGTAGAAGAGTTATGTGAATTAGCACCACTACATAACCCTGCACACTTAGTAGGATATCGTGCATTCAAAGAAGCTCTTCCAGGAGTAGGACATGTATTCGTATTTGATACAGCTTTCCATCAGACATTGGATAGAGAAAGATATTTATATCCATTACCATTAGAATATTACACAGACTATAAGATTAGAAAATATGGCGCACATGGTACAAGTCATAAATATGTTTCTGAACAGGTTATTAAAGAATTAGGTAACCCTAAACATTCACGTATTATCGTATGTCATTTAGGTAACGGCGCATCACTTTCTGCGGTATTAGATGGTAAGTGTATTGATACATCAATGGGATTCACACCACTAGCAGGTGTAATGATGGGTTCTAGATGTGGTACAATCGATCCATCTATCATGCCTTACTTATGTAAGAAATTAAATAAAACACCTGATGAAGTATTAGACATCTATAATAAGAAATCAGGAATGCTTGGTATTTCAGGTATTTCATCAGATTCACGTGATATTGAAAATGCCTTATTCAATGAAGGTGATGAACGTGCATTATTAACTGGTTTATTATATTCACGTATTGTTTCTAAATATATTGGCCAATATTTCGTTGAATTAGGTGGCTTAGATGCGATTGCCTTCACTGCGGGTGTAGGTGAAAACGCTGCTTATTTAAGACGTTTGATTATCGATGATTGTTCTCGTGCTTTAGGAGTATTCCTCAATGAAGAATCAAATGCGATTCGTTCAGACGAAAATAGACTAATCTCTCATCAGTTCTCTAAGGTTGATGTCTTTGTAATCCCTACAAACGAAGAAGTAGAAATCGCTAGAGATACTATGAAACTATTACATTTAGGATAA
- a CDS encoding IS110 family RNA-guided transposase gives MKIVRPICCGMDVHKNIIVATIGITNKKTRITEYIQETFSTLNPDLLNLKQWLINHKCFDACMESTGKYWIPVFNILEDEINIYLTHPKYVKAIKGKKTDKKDSKWICDLFKHDLIKFSFIPPKEIRALREISRYRYKLVGMRSSERNRYQNCMTVSNIGISSVFSDPFGKSAQAIMKEVLESDIIEDEKILKCIHGSCKNKDKILDSIKHCNIETDQRFKMNESMTHMEELQVHIDNCEIEMMKRAAPMFDQFMHITQLPGISTLSAILIISEIGVDMKQFESDKQLTCWAGLAPANNESANKKKSVRISKAGQYLKPLLVQCALGAIKDKEAILELSILVSKRDEATRKPLSQLQE, from the coding sequence ATGAAGATTGTTAGACCAATCTGCTGTGGCATGGATGTTCACAAGAATATCATTGTGGCTACAATCGGTATTACTAATAAGAAAACTCGTATTACCGAATACATCCAAGAAACGTTTTCAACTTTAAACCCTGATTTACTGAATCTTAAACAGTGGCTCATTAATCACAAATGCTTTGATGCATGCATGGAATCTACTGGCAAATATTGGATTCCAGTTTTCAACATCTTAGAAGATGAAATCAATATTTACTTAACTCATCCAAAATATGTCAAAGCAATTAAAGGAAAGAAAACTGACAAGAAAGATTCAAAATGGATCTGTGATTTATTTAAACATGATCTAATCAAATTTTCTTTCATACCGCCCAAAGAAATAAGAGCTTTACGAGAAATATCTCGCTATCGCTATAAATTAGTTGGAATGCGTTCCTCTGAACGTAATCGATATCAAAACTGTATGACAGTTTCCAATATCGGTATTAGTTCTGTATTTTCAGATCCATTTGGAAAGTCTGCACAAGCAATCATGAAAGAAGTACTTGAGTCAGATATCATTGAAGATGAAAAAATTTTGAAATGTATCCATGGATCGTGTAAAAATAAAGATAAGATTCTAGATTCCATTAAACACTGCAATATCGAAACTGATCAAAGGTTTAAAATGAATGAATCAATGACTCATATGGAAGAATTACAAGTCCATATTGATAACTGTGAAATCGAAATGATGAAACGTGCAGCACCAATGTTCGATCAATTCATGCACATCACCCAACTACCAGGTATCAGCACTTTATCTGCAATCCTTATTATTTCAGAAATCGGAGTAGATATGAAACAATTCGAATCAGATAAACAGCTAACCTGTTGGGCTGGATTAGCACCTGCAAACAACGAAAGTGCTAACAAGAAAAAATCAGTTCGTATTTCTAAAGCAGGTCAATATTTAAAACCTTTATTAGTTCAGTGTGCTCTTGGAGCAATCAAAGATAAGGAGGCTATTTTGGAATTAAGTATTCTCGTATCAAAAAGAGACGAGGCCACAAGAAAGCCATTATCGCAATTGCAAGAATGA